In Bradyrhizobium guangxiense, one DNA window encodes the following:
- a CDS encoding ribulose bisphosphate carboxylase small subunit, with the protein MKLTQGCFSFLPDLSDEQITKQVQYCLSKGWAVNIEFTDDPHPRNTYWEMWGLPMFDLADAAGVMMELAECRRVYGDRYIRVSGFDSSHGWESVRISFLVNRPAKEAEFELVRQEMAVRSVRYTTVHRQPQPASS; encoded by the coding sequence ATGAAACTGACCCAAGGCTGTTTCTCCTTCCTGCCCGATCTCAGCGACGAGCAGATTACCAAGCAGGTGCAATATTGCCTGAGCAAGGGTTGGGCGGTGAACATCGAGTTCACCGACGACCCGCATCCCCGCAACACCTATTGGGAGATGTGGGGTCTGCCGATGTTCGATCTCGCGGACGCTGCCGGCGTGATGATGGAGCTCGCCGAATGCCGCAGGGTGTATGGCGACCGCTACATCCGCGTCTCGGGATTCGATTCCAGCCATGGCTGGGAGTCGGTGCGCATCTCGTTCCTCGTCAACCGGCCCGCGAAGGAGGCTGAGTTCGAGCTGGTGCGCCAGGAGATGGCCGTACGCTCGGTACGTTACACCACCGTACACCGGCAACCTCAGCCGGCTTCCTCTTAG
- the cbbX gene encoding CbbX protein: MLDVPHTTTIEVNEVPTAFDLRKEAEAAGITETLHQLEQELIGLKPVKQRVRQIASLLLIERIRQRAGLVSSAPTLHMSFTGNPGTGKTTVALRMAKILHGLGFVRRGQVISVTRDDLVGQYIGHTAPKTKEILKKAMGGVLFIDEAYYLHRPDNERDYGQEAIEILLQVMENQREDLVVILAGYGERMTSFFASNPGFRSRIAHHIEFPDYSEAELLYIAELMLRERGYRFSAAARESFERYIVLRRTQPFFSNARSVRNAVDRIRLRQADRLGSDLDRMLEIADLETIDPSDVLASRVFSGGAGSEQATGSKCP; this comes from the coding sequence ATGCTGGATGTGCCGCACACGACGACCATTGAGGTCAATGAGGTGCCTACTGCGTTTGACCTGCGCAAGGAGGCCGAGGCGGCGGGGATCACGGAGACCTTGCACCAGCTCGAACAAGAGTTGATCGGCTTGAAGCCCGTCAAGCAGCGGGTGCGGCAGATCGCTTCGCTCCTGTTGATTGAGCGGATCCGGCAGCGGGCCGGGCTCGTCTCCTCGGCCCCGACGCTGCACATGTCCTTCACCGGCAATCCCGGCACCGGTAAGACTACCGTCGCCCTGCGCATGGCGAAGATCTTGCACGGCCTCGGCTTCGTGCGGCGCGGACAGGTGATCTCGGTGACGCGCGACGACCTTGTCGGTCAGTATATCGGTCACACTGCGCCGAAGACCAAGGAGATCCTGAAGAAGGCGATGGGCGGCGTACTGTTCATCGACGAGGCCTATTACCTGCACCGGCCCGACAACGAGCGCGACTATGGTCAGGAAGCCATCGAGATCTTGCTGCAAGTCATGGAAAACCAGCGCGAGGATCTCGTCGTCATTCTCGCGGGTTATGGCGAACGGATGACCAGTTTCTTTGCCTCCAATCCAGGCTTCCGATCACGCATCGCCCACCACATCGAGTTTCCCGACTATTCGGAGGCGGAGCTGCTCTACATTGCCGAGCTTATGCTGAGGGAGCGCGGCTACCGCTTCTCGGCCGCGGCACGCGAGTCGTTCGAAAGATACATTGTGCTGCGCCGGACTCAGCCGTTCTTCTCCAATGCGCGCTCGGTCCGCAACGCTGTCGATCGCATCCGGTTGCGCCAGGCCGATCGGCTGGGCTCCGATCTCGACCGGATGCTCGAGATCGCTGATCTCGAAACCATCGATCCCTCCGACGTATTGGCGAGCCGCGTGTTCAGCGGCGGAGCTGGCAGCGAGCAGGCGACCGGGAGCAAATGTCCATGA